In Stomoxys calcitrans chromosome 2, idStoCalc2.1, whole genome shotgun sequence, the following proteins share a genomic window:
- the LOC106086766 gene encoding phospholipase A1-like codes for MKFLLIVAVCILTVSANPPFDDNMNQIHGENGWYVPRSDGTYYWVPKGSWVDPEPRLSTVPVTFYLYTRANPSSGTKIKDDRASIQGSHFNPSKPTYFVIHGWTQSYTSGMNKDIRSAALRAFDCNVIVVDWARARSVEYASSVLAVPDSGKKVAAMIDFLNIEFGMPFSTLTIAGHSLGSHVAGFAGKNVKNGKVQTIIGMDPALPLYNYDKPAKRLADTDAVYVQSIHTNGGQLGFLKPIGKGACYPNGGESQPGCILDLSGACAHGRSTTYYAEALADNDFGTIKCNDYKTAVKKNCGSTFSSVRMGARDRGQEVAGIFYVPVHSKAPFGVLH; via the exons ATGAAGTTCTTGTTGATTGTAGCTGTTTGCATTTTGACCG TTTCGGCCAACCCGCCATTCGATGACAACATGAATCAAATTCATGGCGAGAATGGCTGGTATGTGCCTCGCTCTGATGGCACCTACTATTGGGTGCCCAAGGGTTCGTGGGTAGATCCTGAGCCCAGGTTGTCGACAGTTCCCGTTACATTCTACCTCTATACCAGAGCCAACCCCAGTTCAGGCACTAAAATCAAGGATGATCGGGCTTCGATTCAAGGATCAcactttaatccttcgaaaccCACTTACTTTGTTATTCATGGCTGGACTCAAAGTTACACTTCCGGAATGAACAAGGATATTCGGTCTGCTGCTTTGAGGGCTTTTGACTGCAATGTCATCGTAGTTGATTGGGCTCGCGCTCGTTCGGTGGAGTACGCCAGTTCAGTTCTGGCCGTTCCAGATTCCGGCAAAAAGGTCGCTGCCATGATTGATTTCCTAAACATTGAATTTGGTATGCCTTTTTCAACTTTGACCATTGCCGGTCATAGTTTGGGCTCCCATGTTGCAGGATTCGCTGGTAAGAATGTTAAGAATGGAAAAGTGCAAACCATTATCGGTATGGACCCAGCATTGCCTCTCTACAACTACGACAAGCCCGCTAAGCGTTTGGCCGATACCGACGCTGTCTACGTTCAAAGTATTCACACGAATGGTGGCCAGTTGGGTTTCCTGAAACCCATTGGAAAAGGTGCCTGCTATCCCAATGGGGGTGAGAGTCAGCCAGGATGTATTCTTGATCTTAGTGGTGCCTGTGCTCATGGGCGTTCTACTACTTACTACGCTGAAGCTCTGGCTGATAATGATTTCGGAACCATCAAGTGCAACGACTACAAAACAGCAGTAAAAAAGAATTGTGGTTCTACTTTCTCCTCTGTCCGTATGGGTGCTCGTGATCGCGGTCAAGAAGTTGCTGGTATTTTCTATGTACCTGTTCACAGCAAAGCCCCCTTCGGTGTTCTCCAttga
- the LOC106086765 gene encoding phospholipase A1, which translates to MKFLLIVAVCILTVSANPPFDDNMNQIHGENGWYVPNSDGTFYWVPKGSWVDPEPKLSTVPVTFYLYTRANPSSGTKIKDDRASIQGSHFNPSKPTYFVIHGWTQSYTSGMNKDIRSAALRAFDCNVIVVDWARARSVEYASSVLAVPDSGKKVAAMIDFLNIEFGMPFSTLTIAGHSLGSHVAGFAGKNVKNGKVQTIIGMDPALPLYNYDKPAKRLADTDAVYVQSIHTNGGQLGFLKPIGKGACYPNGGESQPGCVVDLTGACAHGRSTTYYAEALADNDFGTIKCNDYKTAVKKNCGSTFSSVRMGARDRGQEVAGIFYVPVHSKAPFGVLN; encoded by the exons ATGAAGTTCTTATTGATTGTAGCTGTTTGCATTTTGACCG TTTCGGCCAACCCGCCATTCGATGACAACATGAATCAAATTCATGGCGAGAATGGCTGGTATGTGCCTAACTCGGATGGCACCTTCTATTGGGTGCCCAAGGGTTCGTGGGTAGATCCTGAGCCCAAGTTGTCGACAGTTCCCGTTACATTCTACCTCTATACCAGAGCCAACCCCAGTTCAGGCACTAAAATCAAGGATGATCGGGCTTCGATTCAAGGATCAcactttaatccttcgaaaccCACTTACTTTGTTATTCATGGCTGGACTCAAAGTTACACTTCCGGAATGAACAAGGATATTCGGTCTGCTGCTTTGAGGGCTTTTGACTGCAATGTCATCGTAGTTGATTGGGCTCGCGCTCGTTCGGTGGAGTACGCCAGTTCAGTTCTGGCCGTTCCAGATTCCGGCAAAAAGGTCGCTGCCATGATTGATTTCCTAAACATTGAATTTGGTATGCCTTTTTCAACTTTGACCATTGCCGGTCATAGTTTGGGCTCCCATGTTGCAGGATTCGCTGGTAAGAATGTTAAGAATGGAAAAGTGCAAACCATTATCGGTATGGACCCAGCATTGCCTCTCTACAACTACGACAAGCCCGCTAAGCGTTTGGCCGATACCGACGCTGTCTACGTTCAAAGTATTCACACGAATGGTGGCCAGTTGGGTTTCCTGAAACCCATTGGAAAAGGTGCCTGCTATCCCAATGGGGGTGAGAGTCAGCCAGGATGTGTTGTTGATCTTACTGGTGCTTGTGCTCATGGGCGTTCTACTACTTACTACGCTGAAGCTCTGGCTGATAACGATTTCGGAACCATCAAGTGCAACGACTACAAAACAGCAGTAAAAAAGAATTGTGGTTCTACTTTCTCCTCTGTCCGTATGGGTGCTCGTGATCGCGGTCAAGAAGTTGCTGGTATTTTCTATGTACCTGTTCACAGCAAAGCCCCCTTCGGTGTTCTCAATTGA